GGGAATTCTCATCGGGCTGCGCCGGTGCGCTTCCGAGAATGCACTCGACGAGCTGCACACCGCGGCACAACGCCACAAGGTGTCGGTGTTCGCGATGGCATGGGCGTTGGTCCATCTCGCCGGTGACGGCGCAACATCTCAGGTATTCGCCGATGCCCAATCGGCGGTTCGGCGCGAGTGGGGTCAATTGTTTGCCCGGTCAGCCGCGCCAACGCGCTGACCCGGTCAGCGTGTCCAGACCGGAGAATCGGCCGCGCTGCGCAGTGCTGAAACGATGCGCTGTTCCTTTTCCGCAAACCGCTCGGTCGGCGTGGGCACCGAGATGGCGACCACGTTGTCGCCCAAGGCTCGTCCGGCGATAGCGGCCGCGGAAATACCCGGGGTGTGCTCGTCACGATCGAACGCTATTCCACTGCTTCGGATTTCAGCGATCGCACGACGCAGGGCTGCGGCGACTTCAGGACTGAACTTGGCCAGGGCGGTTTCGGCGGCCGCGTCGTCGAGTACCGCGAGGGCGGCCTTTCCGTTGGCGGTGCTGTTCAGCGGGAATCGGACACCGATTGCCGAAACGGCGCGGAGTCGGTGTGACGACTCGATCTGGTCGACGAACCACATCTTGTGGCCACGCAGAATCGACAGGTCGACAGTTTCGCCGCCGGTTGCTGCGGCCACTCGCTCGATGGTCGGCCGGAACACCGCAGCGATGTGCGCTGCGGTGGCGTTGCCGAATCCCAGTAAGCGTTCGCCGAGAGAAAAGTGGCCCCGGTCATCGATGCTGGCCAAACCGACTTCGACCAGACCGACCAGCAGCCGGCGCGTGGTCGACTTGGCCAGCTCCAAGCGCTCACTGAGGTCGACGAGGCGCAACTGACCGGGCGCGGCCGCGATCTCGTCCAATGCGGCTGCGGCCCGACGCAGCACCTGGATACCCTCATCGCGAGTCGCCGGGGAATTTCGTTCCGTTCGCGGCACCATTCCACTATAGTGGTTCGTATTGCGAATCTTGATGAACCGAAATACGGATCAAAGGAGAGTTGATGAGCGCGCTACCGGCCGGTCGGCACTTTTTCCGCGGTGACGAGGGCTACGAAGCGGCCCGCCGTGGTTCTGTGTGGCATCAACGAGTGCCCGAACGGTATCCCGCGGTAATCGTGCAAGCCGCCGGTGCGGACGACATCATCGCGGGGCTGCGCTACGCCAAAGCCAACGGCCACAAGGTCAGCATCGTTTCCGGGGGGCACAGCTTCGCAGCCAGCCATCTGCGTGACGGCGCCGTCCTGCTCGACGTCAGCCGCCTCGATCACGCGACGATCGACGCCGAAAAGCGAACCGCGGTCGTCGGTCCCGGCAAGGGCGGCAGCCTGCTCATGGCCGACCTCGAGGCGCAAAACTTGTTCTTCCCCGGTGGCCACTGCAAGGGCGTCTGCCTCGGCGGTTATCTGCTGCAGGGTGGCTACGGCTGGAACAGCCGTATTCTCGGCCCGGCCTGTGAGAGCGTCATCGGCCTCGACGTCATAACCGCGGAGGGCGAGCAGATCCATTGCGACGAAGACAATCACGCCGACCTGTACTGGGCTGCCCGCGGCGCCGGTCCGGGCTTTTTCGGTGTGGTCACGTCGTTCTACCTGAAGCTTTACCCGCGGCCGGCCGTCTGCGGCACCAGCGTGTATGTCTACCCCTTCGAGGTCGCCGACGAGGTCTACACCTGGGCCCGCAACATCAGCGCCGACGTGGACCGCCGCGTGGAGATGCAGATCATCGCGACACGCAGCGTCGCGGAGATGGGTCTGGAGATTCCGGCCATAGTGCTGGCGTCGCCAGCGTTCGCCGACTCGGAGGAAGAGGCCAAGGAGGCGCTCTCGGTGTTCGACACCTGCCCGGTCGTCGACCGGGCACTGATCAAAAACCCTTATGTGCCAACTGATCTGCCGGCCTGGTACGACGTGGTGATGACCCACTACCTCGGCGACCACCGGTACACGGCAGACAACATGTGGACATCGGCATCGGCTGACCAGCTGTTGCCGGGGATTCGCAACATCCTCGACACCTTGCCGCCGCCACCGTCGCACTTCTTGTGGCTGAACTGGGGACCATCCCCGGCCCGCCAGGACATGGCCTACAGCGTGGAAGACGAGATTTATCTGGCGCTCTACGGTTCCTGGAAGGACGCCGCCGACGATGAGAAGTACGGCGATTGGGCGCGATCCAACATGGCCGCCATGTCTCACTTGGCCACGGGCATTCAGCTTGCCGACGAGAACCTCGGTGATCGCCCGGCCCGGTTCGCCACCGATGAAGCCATGGCCCGGCTAGACAAGACCCGGGCCACCTATGACCCCGATGGTTTGTTCAACAGTTGGATGGGACGGATTTGATGACCGGCGACTTGTACCTCGGATATCGCGACGGCGACGCGGACACACCGTTCGGCAAGTTCTTCAAACCCGAAATGGCGGCGCTGCCGGACCATGTCGTCGAAGCGCTTCAACATGGTCCGCAAGGCGGGATGGCGCTGTTGGCGTTCGGTGACGCGGCGACCGTAGCTGACGAGGGCTACCACCAGACGGAGAACGGCTACGGGGTACTCGAGGACGGCAGCTTCCAGGTATCAGTCCGCACCGACATGCCGGAAGTGACCCCGGCGATGTGGACGTGGTGGTTCGGCTGGCACGGTTGCGACACTCGTCGGTACAAACTGTGGCATCCGCGTGCGCATCTCTCCGCGGCCTGGAAGGATGGCTCGAACGATGCCGGACGTCGCGGTGCCCAGCGTTACATCGGCCGCTGGTCGATGATCAAGGAATACATCGGTTCGACGATGCTGACCGCCGCAATACAATTCATCGCACCGCCGTCCATGGGCCTGCCCGAAGATTCCGATGACGGCGTGGCCGTTTGTGCACGGCTGGGCTCCGGTGATGCCCCGGTGGATGTCGGATGGTTCGTCCATCACATTCGCTCGACACCGGTCGGCTCGGAGATGCGGTCGCGGTTTTGGATGGGTGGCCCGCACATCGAGGTTCGCAATGCCCCCGGTATGGCGTCGAAGGCGGTGCGTCCCATAGCATCTCGGGTCCTAGGCGATCCGGTCGCCACCGCCCGCAACCTGCTGGTGCATTGCGCCCAGGAGATGAACCACCTGGCGGCGTTCATGCCCCAGCTCTACGAAAGCTTCGGCGACGAGTAGGCTCACTGTCCGGCAAATGCCGGCGCGACGAATGTTTGTACCAGGCGGCGTTCGGCTTCTTCGTTTTCTGCCGGCCAGTACATCAGCGACAGCACCACTCGAATCACCCATTTCGGGGCCTGGGGATCACCGCCGGCGAGCCCGGCTAGCTCGGTAGCAAAGTCGGCAAGGAGCGGCGACTCGGCGAACCAGGCAACTTCTCTGGTGCCGCCCCGGATCGAGCTGACCATGAGCTGACACAGTGGGTCGGCTCGGATCTGTTGCAGCGTCAAAAGGATCGAGGCGACAAGTCGCTCGGAACCGGTCAGCGGCTCGACGGCCGAGCGCACCGAGTCCACGATGCGTTCCGCGGTCCGTTTGACGACGGCGTTACGGATCTCGGTCTTCCCGCCGACGTAGCGGTAGATGGTTGCCCGTGAGCAGTGGACTCGGATAGCGAGCTTGTCGATATCGAGGGTGTTGAGCCCATCGTGAGCGATGAGGTCGGTCGCGGCGTCGTAGATCCGTTCGGCAGCAGCAGCGCGCCGATCGCCGCCGATGAGCCAATCGTCAACAGGCACGAGATTTGCGTGTCCTTCCCGCCGAGAAGCATTGGATCATTTTTCTAAGAGTGAGACGAAGATAGCATCTTCTCTCACCATCGTCGCAGGTCCTCAATCCGCTTTGAGACGACCCCGGACGATACCTGCCGGTCGCGCATTTCAACTTGTTGTCACGCCGTTGACCTGCGGGTTTCCGCTCATCACGCTGGTTCAACAACGTGTCGTTACGGGGTCGCCGGAGGTGCGGGATGTCACTTGTGTCGCTTGACAGACCAGCTCGGCGACGTTCGGACCGGGTTAGCCGGTTTGCGGATGGTCTCGTTTTGTCACTGACTCGCTGGCGCATGAGAGAGGTCGGGCAATGAACTTTTCGGTAATGCCGCCGGAGATCAACTCGGCTCTGATCTTCGCCGGAGCCGGGGCGGAACCGTTCTTGGCGGCTGCGGCGGCCTGGGGCGGGCTGGCGGACGAATTAACCTCGGCGGCAGCCTCTTTCGGTTCGGTGGCCACGGGGTTGGTCGGCAGTTCATGGCTGGGGCCGTCGTCGGCAGCGATGGCCGCAGTGGCAGGCCCCTATGCGGAATGGCTGTCTACTTCGGCGGCCCAGGCCCTGCAGGCGGCGACACAAGCCGAAGCGCTGGTGGCCGAGTTCGACGTCGTCCGAGCGGCAATTGTGCAACCGATTATGGTGGCCGCCAACCGATCCGACCTGGTGTCGCTGGTGATGTCGAACCTGTTCGGCCAGAACGCTCCGGCAATCGCCGGCGTGGAAGCCGTATACGAGGAGATGTGGGCGCAGGACGTGTCGGCAATGGCTGCCTATCACGCAGGCGCTTCCGCGGTGGTCTCATCGCTGACGCCGTTCACCGAGCCGCTGCAGCGTCTGGCGGGCCTGGCGGGACAATCGAGCGGCGCGGCGGCCGCCGTTGAGTCGCGACTGCCTTTCGATATCGGTTTCGGCAACCTTGGCGGCGGCAATCTGGGCAACGGGAATGTCGGCCTCGGGAACCTGGGCAGCGGAAACCGCGGCAATGGCAATTTCGGTGCGGGAAATCTGGGTACCAGCAACTTCGGCGTTGGCAACCTGGGCAACTACAACTTTGGTCCGGGAAATCTCGGCAGCTACAACGTGGGCCTGGGCAACACCGGCAACAACAATTACGGTTTCGGCAACACCGGCACCAACAATATCGGAATCGGCCTCACAGGCACCGGCCAGATCGGCATCGGATTGCCGAACTCTGGCACCGCCAACCTCGGCTTGTTCAACTCGGGCAGCGGAAACATCGGTTTCTTCAACTCGGGCAGCGGGAATGTCGGCATCGGCAACTCCGGCAACGGAAACACGGGATTCTTCAACGCCGGCCCCGGCAACTTTGGCATCGGTAACTCCGGTGGCTTCAACACGGGCTTTTTCAATCCAGGAAATTTCAATACCGGAGTATTTGACGTCGGCAACGCCAATACTGGAAATTTCAACGCTGGGAACTTCAATACCGGCAATTTCAACTCCGGCTCGTCCAACACCGGTAGCTACAACACCGGGAATGTGAACACCGGGTTCTTCAACGCGGGCAACGTCAACACGGGTTTTTTCAACACCGGCGACATGAACAACGGCTTCGGTTTCAGAGGCACTGGTCAGGGCGGCCTGCACGTGAATATCGGCACACCCGATCTGACGTTGCCGCCGCTCAATATGCCCACTCTGACAATACCGGCTTTGAACCTGCCGACCATTATTACGCCCGACTTGTCGATACCCGCTATCGACCTGCCCAATGTCATCGTGCCCGCGATCACCGTGCCGGGGCTGGACCTGCCGGCCGTCGCCGTGCCGGGCTTCACGCTGGACAGCGCCCTCCTGGGCGGCTTCACCACACCCAAGCTGGTCATTCCGCCGCTGACCACACCGACGATCGCCGTGCCGGGGCTGGACCTGCCGGCGGTGGCCGTGCCGGGCTTCACGCTGGACAGCGCCCTCCTGGGCGGCTTCACCACACCCAAGCTGGTCATTCCGCCGCTGACGACACCGACGATCGCCGTGCCGGGGCTGGACCTGCCGGCGGTGGCCGTGCCGGGCTTCACGCTGGACAGCGCCCTCCTGGGCGGCTTTACCACGCCCAAGCTGGTCATTCCGCCGCTGACCACGCCCACCGTCAACGTGCCCGGTCTCGACCTGCCCAACATCACCACGCCCCCGATCAGTGTGCCGGGGCTGGATCTGCCGGCCGTGGCCGTGCCGGGCTTCGCGCTGGACAGCGCTCTCCTGGGCGGCTTTACCACACCCAAGCTGGCCATTCCTGCGCTGACGACGCCCACCATCGCGGTGCCCGACCTTGCCCTACCCAACATCACCACGCCTCCGATTGCCGTGCCGGGACTGGATCTGCCGGCCGTGACCGTCCCGGGCTTCAAGTTGGACAGCTCACTCGTCGGTGGTTTCAGCACGCCCAAGCTGGTCATTCCGTCGCTGACGACACCGACGATCGGCGTGCCGGATCTTGACTTGCCGAAGATCACTACGCCCCCGATCGCGGTGCCGGGGTTGGATCTGCCGGCCCTGACCGTCCCGGGCTTCAAGTTGGACAGCTCACTCGTCGGCGGTTTCAGCACACCCAAGCTGGTCATTCCGTCGCTGACAACCCCCCCGATCGATTCGCCGGGTATCACGTTGCCGCAGATATCGATACCTGGTTTCAAGGTCGACAGCATAACCGTAGGCGGCTTTCAGACGCCCCACATAGTTTCGCCAGAATTTACTACACCGACGATTCGTTTTAACGGTCTTGGTATCTACAGTCTAGCGGTAAAGTGGGACACCAATGTATTTGCTCTCAAGGGAGTGAACTACCTCCCGAATACAGCTATCATTGATCCGTTCAACGGCCAGGCGTACTTTAACCTGATCTCACTGGAATCCTCGGGATTCGATCTTCCCACCCTCACCATCCGGTCGTATACGTTACCGCGCTTCGGGATCGACGGATTCGGCCTTCCGCCGATCACCCTGCCGGACATCAATATCCCGCGCATCACGCTGGGTGCGTTCACCATACCCGCGATGTCCACGGGTCAGTTCACGATCGACCCCGTGGGGGTGGACCAGTTCGGTCTTCCGCCGATCACCGTGCCCGACGTCAACATTCCGCCGATCAAGTTGGGTGCCTTCACCATTCCGGGGCTTGACATCGACCCCGTCAAGTTGGATGGGTTCACTATTCCGGCGATGTCTACGGGTCAGTTCACGATCGACCCCGTGGGGGTGGACCAGTTCGGTCTTCCGCCGATCACCGTGCCCGACGTCAACATTCCGCCGATCAAGTTGGGTGCCTTCACCATTCCGGGGCTTGACATCGACCCCGTCAAGTTGGATGGGTTCACTATTCCGGCGATGTCTACGGGTCAGTTCACGATCGACCCCGTGGGGGTGGACCAGTTCGGTCTTCCGCCGATCACCGTGCCCGACGTCAACATTCCGCCGATCAAGTTGGGTGCCTTCACCATTCCGGGGCTTGACATCGACCCCGTCAAGTTGGATGGGTTCACTATTCCGGCGATGTCCACGGGTCAGTTCGCTATCGATCCGATCGGGGTGGACCAGTTCGGTCTTCCGCCGATCACCGTGCCCGACGTCAATATCCCGCCGATCACATTGGGCGTCTTTACTATTCCGGGAGCGACCACCGGCCAGTTCGTTGTCGATCCGATCGGGGTGGACCAGTTCGGTCTTCCGCCGATCACCGTGCCCGACGTCAATATCCCGCCGATCACATTGGGCGCCTTTACTATTCCGGGAGCGACCACCGGCCAGTTCGTTGTCGATCCGATCGGGGTGGACCAGTTCGGTCTTCCGCCGATCACCGTGCCCGACGTCAACATCCCACCGATCACATTGGGCACCTTCGCCATTCCCGAACTCAACCTCGACCCGATCCGACTCGGTGCCTTCACCGTCCCGGGCCTTACCGTCCCACCCGTGCAGTTGTCAGCCTTTACTTTCCCCGGTTTCACGATCCCGAGCATCACCCTGCCTGGCACCACGATTGCGGGCTTCGACATCCCGCAGCCGCCGGGCTTCGGCAACACGAGCACCGCACCATCGTCGGGGTTCTTCAACACCGGCGCCGGGGGCAGCTCCGGCTTCGGTAACCGGGGCTTGAGCCTTTCCGGTGTGTTTAATGTGAACCCTGCGGTGCTCCTGGGTGGTTCCGGCTACCAGAATGTCGGCACCAACATCTCTGGACTGGTGAATCTCGGTGGTTCGCTGTCGGGCCTGGCAAATACGGGCAGCCTGCCCATGACGTTACCTAGCCTGCTCTCCGGCATCGCAAGTATCGGAAGTGCGGGCTCCGGCTTCTTCCTCAGGTTCTAGGTGATTGCCGGAAGCCGCGGCCTGTCCTGCGCTGGCGCACGGATGAATACGCACATGACCGACCTGAACGGAAGCGGCGGTGGCAGCGGCGGAACCGGGGAGTCCCGACAACCCAGCGCGCCAACCGACGTGCGGCGTTCGGAATCTTGTGATGGCTGCGGTGAAATCCCGCGTAGTGGAGGGAAAGTGACATGTCATTTGTGATCGCGGGGCCGGAGTTCTTGGCGGAGGCTGGTCGTAATTTGGCTGGGATCGGTTCGACGTTGGTGGAGGCTAATGCTGCGGCGGCGGCCGCCACAACGCGGGTGTTGGCCCCGGCTGTGGACGAGGTGTCAGCGGCGGCCACGGCCTTTTTCAGCGGACACGCGCAGACATATCAGCAGCTCAGCGTTCAAGCCGCGGCTTTTCATGAGCAGTTTGTGCGTACTCTGCTCAGCAACGCTGGCTGGTATCAGCTCACCGAGTCCGCCAACGCCGCGGCGGCGGTCAACCCGCTCAGCGCTGTGAACGCTGCGGCCCAAAACCTGCTGGCCCCCGTTAGAGCGGTAAACACCGCGGCGAACGCTCAATCTCTCGCGCTTACTGGCCGTCCGCTGGTCGGCAACGGCGCCGACGGTGGTCTTGGCCAGCCCGGAAAGCCTGGCGGGTGGTTAGGGGGCAACGGCGGCCGGGGCGGTGACGGTTTGCCTGGCCAGCCCGGAGGTAGAGGCGGTGATGCGACATTCGGCAACGGCGGAGCGGGCGGGCGCGGCGGCATCGGCGGCGGTGCCGGTGGTGACGGGGGCAACGTAATGACACTGGGTAACGGCGGGGCGGGCGGTGCCGGCGGCATCGGCGCGCCCGGCGCCGCCGGCGTCAACCCGATTCAGAGCGTCACCCAGCCTGCGGCAGCCGCAGGTAGCTCCGGCAGCCCCGGTACACCTGGCGGCGCTGGAGCCGACGGGGTCGCCGGGCAGCCCGGCGGTGCCGGCGGCGCGGGTGGAATGGGCTCGACTTCTGTCCCCGGCGGCACGGGTGGCGGTGGCAACGGCGGTGATGGCGGCGATGGCGGTGCAGGTGCGCCGGGCGGCGCGGGCGGCAACGGCGGCGCAGGGATCGGGCTCAGCGGCGGCAATGGCGGTGACGGTGGTGACGGTGGCATTGGCGCCGCCGGCGGCAGGGGCGGTGCCGGCGGCCCCGGGGCTGCCGGTGGCGACGGCGGCCACGGTGGTGACGCCGGCGGAGCCAGCAGCGTGGGCGGCGCCGGTGGCCCGGGTGGACGCGGCGGCAATGGCGGTCACGGTGGATCGATGGGTGGCAATGGTGGCGCCGGCGGCATCGGTGGACCTGGCGGCACGGGTGGCGTAGGAGCTCCCGGTGCCAATGGCGGCAACGGTGGACTCGGCGGCTCGGTCGGCTCAAACGGGGGCGACGGCGGCGACGGTGGCGTTGGCGCGCCGGGTGGCCTTGGCGGCCCTGGTGGCGCCGGCGGTAATGGTGGCAACGGCGGGCAATACGGTCGCGGTGGTGCCGTTGGCGCTGGCGGCGTCGGTGGTGTAGGCGGCATCGGTGGCAGCGGCGGCGCTGGCGGCATCGGTGGCGGCGCCGTGGTCACGGGGACTGGCGGTACCGGTGGCGACGGCGGTGCCAGTGGTGCAGGCGGAGTCGGCGGAGTGGGTGGTCCGGCCGGATCGGCCGGGGCTGGCGGTCCAGCCGGCCCTAATGGCCCGGCTGGACCCGGCGGCGCCTTCGCACCTGGCGGTGCGGGCGGCCGCGGTGGCGCAGGCGGCGTCGGCGGCAGGGGCGGTAGCGGCGGCACCGCCTTCTATGGTGCGACTCCCGGCGCCGGGGGCGTGGGCGGGAGTGGCGGTGCCGGCGCAGCAGGTGGTCTCGGAGGGCCGGGCAGCCCGGCTGGAGGCGTTGGTGCCACTGGCAGCGCCGGCGTCATCGGCAGCAAAGGGTCCACGGGCACGAAGGCCCCGGTTTTGGGGTTCCCACTTTAGGTCTGTTAACGGTTTCCGACGCGGCGGCGCCACCGGCGGGACTCCCGTGAGTCCGATGGCCCGACCGCGTCGGGGATCGGTGGTGGCGCCGTCGATAGCGCCCCCTGCCACCCGCACAGACTGAGGCGCGGGTGGTCCTGCGCTACGAAATGGCGGTCCCTATCCTCGGCTCGTGCTTGGTGAACGCGGCGGTCCAAAATTTGCCGGCTGCGTTGTACCGGTCCTTGGGCGCCGGTTGCAGACCGGTGCTGGGTCAACCTCTTGAGATCGCAGCTGCACGGCGCGCCAGCAGCCTGCGGCTTGGATGGCTTTGCACACCCCGACGGTTTGGCCGCCCATCGAGATCTGACGTCTTGCTCGAAGCGGCAAGCTTCTGAGGCTGCCCAATTTTTTTCTGACCTATATCGGTGAACGGCGAGAATTTCCTTTGCTGCGTTGCGCGGCCTGATCTCAGCCTGAAACGGACGACGATCTCAAGCACACGGTATCCCGCAGGTCAGGTTCACGCGGTGAGACGGCCCGTGGCAGCGTCGCCGGCGGGCAATTTCAATTTGTCGCCACCTCGTTGACTGCTAGGCAACCTGCCAGTCACTCTGGTCAAGTGACAGCCGCCACCGATGCCATCACCCTCTTCGGTGCCGAATCCCTGCAGAATCCGTACCCACTCTACGAGCGCATGCACGCCGCCGGTCCGGTCCACCGCATAGCCGACTCGGCGTTCTACGCCGTGTGCGGTTGGGATGCCGTTCACGACGCCATCAGCCGCCCCGAAGAGTTCTCCTCGAATTTGACTGCCGCGTTGACGTATACCCCCGAGGGGAAGGTCAAGCCGTTCGAGATGGATCAGCTCGACGGTCCCACCCACGTGCTCGCCACCGCCGACGACCCTGCCCACGCGGTGCACCGCAAGCTGTTGGTGCGTCACTTGGCGGCCAAGCGAATCCGCGTAATCGAGCACTTCGCCGCCGAGACCGCAGAGCGGCTCTGGGCCGACGGCTTGCGGGAGGGGCGCATCGAATGGATGGGTGCCATGGCCAACCGGCTGCCGATGATGGTCGTGGCTGAGCTCATCGGCGTCCCCCACGCCGACGTCGCTCAACTGGTGAAGTGGGGATATGCTGCCACTCAGCTCCTCGAAGGGTTGGTTAGTCAAGAGCAACTCGCCGCCGCGGGCGTCGCCGTAATGGAACTCAGCGGCTACATCTTCGAGCAATTCGGCTGGGCGGCCACCAACCCGCAGAGCAACCTGCTCGGGGAGCTGGTCACCGCCTGCGCATCCGGTGAAATCGACACGCTCACCGCCCAAATCATGATGGTCACCTTGTTCGCCGCCGGCGGAGAGTCCACGGCCTCGTTGCTGGGCAGCGCGGCGTGGATGCTCGCCAGCCGCCCCGATATCCAGCTACAAGTCCGAGAGAAACCGGAGCTGCTCGCGGCGTTCATCGAAGAGACGTTGCGCTACGAGGCCCCATTCCGGGGCCACTACCGGCACGTGCGAAGAGATACCAGCTTGGCCGGCGTCGAACTCCCGGCTGATTCGCACCTCTTGCTGCTGTGGGGCGCGGCCAACCGCGATCCGGCCCAGTTCGAGTCACCCGAGCAATTCCGTCTTGACCGCGCAGGAGGCAAGGGCCACATCAGTTTTGGGAAGGGCGCACACTTCTGCGTGGGTGCCGCGCTGGCACGTCTGGAGGCGCAGATCGTCTTGCGGCTACTGCTCGACAGAACCGCACCCATCGAGGCCGCCGACGTCGGACGATGGTTGCCAAGCATTTTGGTGCGCCGCCTTGAACACCTCGAGTTGACGGTGAGATAGCAGCTTCGACAGCATTGGACGCGGCTTGGCCGTGCCGCACGGCGGCAGTGCATTGCCATGAGGACTCTTACTCGAAGGACATCGGCGAATGGCCTCCACCGGTCACGATGAAAGCCTCGACCGCCGTGGCCTGCTCGAAGCCCTCCACCTCCACCCGCCACTCGTAGAGTCCCGGTTCCAACGGAATTCCCGGCGGGATACTGAGGGCAAGCGGCATCCGGACCGAAGTGCCGTGGATCGATCCGGGCATCCGGCCTGCCTCGGCGGCGGCTTCGAACAGCATGGGCTGTGGGCCATGCGGCCCCGTCACTACCACCGGATCTCCATCGGTGGTCAGCAGTTGGCACGTCAACTTGTGCTGTCGGTTGGTCTCATCCCAGTCGATGTCCAAAAAAAGCACCAAAGCGAAAGGGGGAGTGGGTGTTTGGCATTGTCGCCAGCCCAGCCCGAGGGCGTGGACCTTACCCGACTGGGGGTCGGCCTGCGCTGCGTCCGCCAGCAAAAGGCTGACTTTCATGAGGCCGCCGGCATTGCGATCGGCGATCGGGATATCACCTTGAGAACGTGTCCTGTGCTGCCGTCAAGAGACCCACGAGATCCTGTCCTTGTCCGTCGTTACGCCGTGCTGGGCAC
The nucleotide sequence above comes from Mycobacterium pseudokansasii. Encoded proteins:
- a CDS encoding PE family protein; the encoded protein is MSFVIAGPEFLAEAGRNLAGIGSTLVEANAAAAAATTRVLAPAVDEVSAAATAFFSGHAQTYQQLSVQAAAFHEQFVRTLLSNAGWYQLTESANAAAAVNPLSAVNAAAQNLLAPVRAVNTAANAQSLALTGRPLVGNGADGGLGQPGKPGGWLGGNGGRGGDGLPGQPGGRGGDATFGNGGAGGRGGIGGGAGGDGGNVMTLGNGGAGGAGGIGAPGAAGVNPIQSVTQPAAAAGSSGSPGTPGGAGADGVAGQPGGAGGAGGMGSTSVPGGTGGGGNGGDGGDGGAGAPGGAGGNGGAGIGLSGGNGGDGGDGGIGAAGGRGGAGGPGAAGGDGGHGGDAGGASSVGGAGGPGGRGGNGGHGGSMGGNGGAGGIGGPGGTGGVGAPGANGGNGGLGGSVGSNGGDGGDGGVGAPGGLGGPGGAGGNGGNGGQYGRGGAVGAGGVGGVGGIGGSGGAGGIGGGAVVTGTGGTGGDGGASGAGGVGGVGGPAGSAGAGGPAGPNGPAGPGGAFAPGGAGGRGGAGGVGGRGGSGGTAFYGATPGAGGVGGSGGAGAAGGLGGPGSPAGGVGATGSAGVIGSKGSTGTKAPVLGFPL
- a CDS encoding cytochrome P450, producing MTAATDAITLFGAESLQNPYPLYERMHAAGPVHRIADSAFYAVCGWDAVHDAISRPEEFSSNLTAALTYTPEGKVKPFEMDQLDGPTHVLATADDPAHAVHRKLLVRHLAAKRIRVIEHFAAETAERLWADGLREGRIEWMGAMANRLPMMVVAELIGVPHADVAQLVKWGYAATQLLEGLVSQEQLAAAGVAVMELSGYIFEQFGWAATNPQSNLLGELVTACASGEIDTLTAQIMMVTLFAAGGESTASLLGSAAWMLASRPDIQLQVREKPELLAAFIEETLRYEAPFRGHYRHVRRDTSLAGVELPADSHLLLLWGAANRDPAQFESPEQFRLDRAGGKGHISFGKGAHFCVGAALARLEAQIVLRLLLDRTAPIEAADVGRWLPSILVRRLEHLELTVR
- a CDS encoding DUF6941 family protein; this translates as MKVSLLLADAAQADPQSGKVHALGLGWRQCQTPTPPFALVLFLDIDWDETNRQHKLTCQLLTTDGDPVVVTGPHGPQPMLFEAAAEAGRMPGSIHGTSVRMPLALSIPPGIPLEPGLYEWRVEVEGFEQATAVEAFIVTGGGHSPMSFE